A single Paenibacillus kribbensis DNA region contains:
- a CDS encoding DeoR/GlpR family DNA-binding transcription regulator — protein sequence MLVAERYEMIVQLVNEKGSIRVSELSELCKVTEETIRRDLDRLEQAGRLRRSHGGAVSVKNEQPETPYAVREIMNAEEKRRIAEEAVKLIEPHDRILLDASTTAWYMASSLPDIPLTILTNSIRVATELAGKEKIEVISTGGQLLQRSLSFVGPLAERSLETYYVDKLFFSSQGVHLDRGISESNELQARLKQKMVSIADRVILLADASKFGQQAFTHVVNLSQVSEIITDSRLSDPIHSQLAELSIPVTVV from the coding sequence ATGCTGGTCGCAGAAAGATATGAAATGATTGTACAGCTCGTGAATGAAAAAGGAAGCATACGGGTGTCGGAATTGAGTGAGCTGTGCAAAGTAACGGAGGAAACGATCCGCCGCGATCTGGACCGTCTGGAGCAGGCGGGACGATTGCGTCGTTCGCATGGGGGAGCGGTCAGCGTCAAAAACGAGCAGCCTGAAACCCCCTATGCAGTGCGGGAAATTATGAATGCAGAGGAAAAGCGCCGGATTGCCGAGGAAGCGGTCAAGCTGATTGAGCCGCATGATCGTATTTTGCTGGATGCCAGTACGACCGCCTGGTATATGGCGTCAAGTCTGCCGGATATTCCGCTGACCATATTAACGAATTCAATTCGGGTAGCTACAGAGCTGGCGGGTAAGGAAAAAATCGAGGTTATTTCCACAGGCGGTCAGTTGCTTCAACGCTCGCTGTCGTTCGTAGGCCCGCTCGCGGAGCGTTCATTGGAAACCTATTATGTGGATAAGCTGTTTTTTTCCAGCCAGGGGGTTCATCTGGATCGTGGCATTAGTGAGTCGAATGAGCTGCAAGCTCGTCTGAAGCAGAAAATGGTCAGCATCGCAGACCGTGTGATTTTACTGGCAGATGCGAGCAAATTTGGACAGCAGGCGTTTACGCATGTTGTGAACCTGTCGCAAGTGTCCGAAATCATCACGGATTCGCGGTTGTCGGACCCGATTCACAGTCAACTTGCGGAGCTGTCAATTCCGGTTACGGTTGTGTAA
- a CDS encoding (Fe-S)-binding protein translates to MKVSLFITCLSDAIYPKVGEAMARLLARYGVQLDFPKVQTCCGQPSYNSGYWDETRAAAKTILKAFDDSDFVVSPSGSCTYMIHHYPELFKDEPEWLDSARRLEQKTYEFTQFMVQVLGVTDVGASFPHTVTYHPSCHGTRLLGVKDEPMQLLGSVKGLQLVPLPFAEDCCGFGGTFAVKMPDISGAMVTEKVDHIRETEAEVLVGLDMACLMNIAGNLRYREEPVRVMHLAELLYEGVKHA, encoded by the coding sequence ATGAAGGTATCTTTATTTATTACCTGCCTGAGTGATGCGATTTATCCCAAGGTAGGGGAAGCGATGGCACGCTTGCTTGCCAGATATGGTGTCCAGCTGGATTTTCCAAAGGTACAGACATGCTGCGGACAGCCGTCCTATAACAGCGGCTATTGGGATGAAACGCGAGCAGCAGCCAAAACGATTTTGAAAGCATTTGATGACAGCGATTTTGTCGTATCTCCCTCCGGTTCCTGCACATACATGATTCACCATTACCCTGAGCTGTTCAAGGATGAGCCCGAATGGCTGGACTCGGCACGCAGGCTGGAGCAAAAGACGTATGAATTTACGCAATTTATGGTACAGGTGCTTGGTGTGACCGATGTGGGCGCGTCTTTTCCGCATACGGTAACCTACCATCCGTCTTGCCATGGCACACGCTTGCTAGGCGTAAAAGATGAGCCGATGCAACTGCTTGGCAGTGTGAAGGGCCTGCAATTGGTACCGCTCCCTTTTGCCGAGGATTGCTGTGGCTTTGGGGGCACTTTTGCGGTCAAAATGCCGGATATTTCAGGCGCAATGGTAACGGAAAAGGTGGACCATATCAGGGAAACGGAAGCCGAGGTGTTGGTCGGACTGGATATGGCGTGCTTGATGAACATTGCCGGAAATCTCCGGTATCGGGAGGAGCCGGTTCGGGTGATGCATCTGGCTGAGCTGCTGTATGAAGGGGTGAAGCACGCATGA